Sequence from the Aquimarina sp. Aq107 genome:
GGAAGTAATATCTGTGGACTTACCATGCAGACAACAAATGATATGCCCATTGTACACCCTCCAAGTCTTAAAACTCTAGGGATTATTCCTTTTAACATAAATGCACATTATTTAGACCCTGATCCAAACTCTACACATAAAGGAGAAACTAGAGAAACCCGTATTAAAGAATTTCATAAATTAAATCCGCAACCTGTAGTTGGACTTAGAGAAGGAAGTTGGTTAAGAATTCGAGAAAATGATATTCAATTAAAGGGAGAACTCTCTGCTAGAGTTTTTGAACAAAATAAAACTCCCTATGAAATAAAACCAGACAACTCTTTATTAGGATTAAATTAAACTTTGTATGCAGTACCAAAAAATTCTTGACACCATCCAAGAAGAATTATCGAATAAACAAAATAATGGTAAAGTTGCCTCCTATATTCCTGAATTAGCTAAAGTGGATCCAAATAAATTTGGAATGCACTTATATTGTATTAACTCTGGTCATTATGGTTTTGGAAATGAACAAGAACAATTTTCTATTCAAAGTATATCTAAGGTATTTTCTTTAACACTAGCGATGTCTTTATTAGACGATGAGTTGTTTGAACGAGTAGATGTGGAACCTTCTGGAGATCCTTTTAATTCTTTAGTACAATTAGAGTACGAAAACGGAATACCCAGAAACCCTTTAATTAATTCGGGTGCTCTTGTTATTGCTGATGTTTTAGTTTCGACGCTAGAAAATCCCAAGAAACAGCTTTTAGAATTTATTCATGAAATCGCGGGGAATGTAACTATTGATGTTAACTCAAAAGTTTTTAATTCTGAAATGAAATATAGTCATAGAAATGCTTCTCTACTGCATTTGATGAAATCTTTTGGTAATATCAAAAACGACATAGAAACTGTATTAGATTTATATATTTACCAATGTTCTATAGCTATGTCTTGTAAAGAATTAGCAACCGCTTTTATGGTTTATGCAAATTCTGGAAGGACTCTATTTGGTGAAAAACAAGTTATCTCTGAAAGAAAAACAAAACGTATTAATGCTATTATGCAAACTTGCGGTTTTTATGATGAAGCAGGAGAGTTTAGTTTTAGAGTAGGTTTACCTGGTAAAAGTGGAGTTGGAGGTGGAATTGCGGCTATTCATCCAGGTCAATATGCCGTTACAACTTGGAGCCCTCCATTAAATCCTAAAGGAAATTCTGAATTAGGAATGTATGCATTAGAAAGATTAACTACTTTGACTGGGTTTTCTATTTTTTAAGAGTTTTTTTTAAATTTTCTTCTGAAACACCTGTAGTTTGTATTGAAGTATTTAGTTTCCTTTTAAAATAATTACATAAATGGACGAATAAAATCACCAATACGAAATAGACAAATAGCGAGTTATAGGTTGTACCTCTACCCGAATGTACCATGATCGAAGTAGCCGATAAAGGAAGTGAAACAATAATAAGCTTGATCCAATCCCAATCTTTTCGCTTAATCAAAAAATAAATTAAAGGAAATAACAACAAACCTGCATATGGTATAGGTATAGTCGCAGTCAGTGTTCTAAACACCCTTTTCACAATAATAGTTGTATACCACAAGGGGTCATTTTTAATATCAGTCAACACTTTTTCCTTTACGACCTCTTCGTAATTTGGTAATTCTTCAGGTTTTTTATAATATAGTTTTGCATCATCGTAATAATCATCTGTCTGATATTTACCAGAATAGCGAATATTCATATTATACTTCTTATTCAAAATAGGTATCGCATAATTATATGCTATGATATCATTCCACTCGTATCCATATTTGGTGTCAAAATCTCCTAGTCCGCAAAACATAGGATGCCAAAAATTATGACCACTAATTTTGGCACCATTATATACATGACCTTTATTTAGACTAACAAAATGGCTAGTTTTTTCGAATTTTAGATTGAAATGATTTCTAATATATTTTTTACTAGAATTAAAAAAGAAAACTACCGTTATGACCAAGACTATTCTAGGAACGATCTTAATATTCTTTGATAAGAGATAAATCAATAATAAAGAAACAATAACTATCGAGATTTCATTTCTGAACTCACTAAAAAACCCAAGTATTACTCCTGATATTATTGCAATAAAACCGAGTCTAAAATAATCTATAGATTTTAAAAATAACACATGTATGTTTAGACCTATAATCATAAAAAATACTGACGCCATTAATCCAAAAATATT
This genomic interval carries:
- a CDS encoding glutaminase, which gives rise to MQYQKILDTIQEELSNKQNNGKVASYIPELAKVDPNKFGMHLYCINSGHYGFGNEQEQFSIQSISKVFSLTLAMSLLDDELFERVDVEPSGDPFNSLVQLEYENGIPRNPLINSGALVIADVLVSTLENPKKQLLEFIHEIAGNVTIDVNSKVFNSEMKYSHRNASLLHLMKSFGNIKNDIETVLDLYIYQCSIAMSCKELATAFMVYANSGRTLFGEKQVISERKTKRINAIMQTCGFYDEAGEFSFRVGLPGKSGVGGGIAAIHPGQYAVTTWSPPLNPKGNSELGMYALERLTTLTGFSIF